Genomic DNA from Thermotoga petrophila RKU-1:
ATGAAGAACAGAGACACGCTCTCAAGGATGATCAGCTCTCTGGAAGAGGTTTTAGGTGTTTCAAGAAGAACAGAACTCATAGAGAAGATACTACACTATTTGAAAGACATGTTCCCCGGCATCGTGCTGTCGTCCGTTTCTCTTCTCGAAGATGGAAAAATAAAAACCTTCTTTCTGAAAAACGGCCAGATCGAGGTGGTCAATCTCAAAAGAGGTATCGTGGTAAAGGCTTTTGAAACAAAGAAAGATCTTTTCGTGAACGATGTGAGGGACTTCCCAGAATTTTACGATGTCACGAATGGAAGAACAAGATCCGCGGCCGCCATCTTCTTCGAGTACGAAAACACTCCCCTCGTCCTCGAAATTGAAAAGGATTCGGAAATCACTGAATACGAACTCTCATCCCTCAAAATGATGGCGAGAATCCTGGCGATCTTCTTCTCACGTTTGAGCCTCTACAGGAAACTCCGAAAAACCTTTTTCCAAACAATAGAAGCGTTCTCGTACGCGGTGGAGTTAAAAGATCCCTACACCAGCGGACACAGCCTGAGAGTCGCTGATTATTCACAGGAAATAGCCAGAAGAATGGGTCTTCCAGATCAGGTGGTGGAGAGAATCAGGATAGCCGCTGTTCTCCACGATATAGGAAAGATAGGTGTCAAAGGTGCCATTCTCAACAAAACCTCTAAGCTCACAAAAGAAGAATACGAAGAAGTGAAGAAGCATCCAGAACTCGGTGAAAAACTGATCAGCAAAATCGAAGACTTCTCCGATATAGCGAAGATAGTGAGACACCATCACGAATGGTACAGCGGTCAGGGATACCCGGATGGACTTCGCGGGGAAGAAATACCGTTGGAATCGAGGATCATCGCCATAGCTGACGCATTCGATGCGATGACCAGCGACAGACCGTACAGAAAAGCCATGGATAGAAAAACAGCCCTCGAAATTCTTCGCAGAAACGAGGGATCCCAGTGGGATCCTGAAATTCTGAAGATCGCCTTAGACTACTTCAGCGGACTCTGATGAACTTCATCCCCAACTTTTCACACACTCCATCGTTCAATTCGTCGTCCCCGTACATAACACAGTCTTCCGGAGAAACTCTCATCTTTTCACATATCTCGAGGTAGTACCTCGGATCTGGCTTGCAAAAATGGAAGCTCTCCATGTCCGTTATCAAGTGAAAATCGTCTTCTGACAATCCAATCCAGTTCAGTCGCTTCAAAATAGCGATTCTTGGAAAGACAGGGTTCGTTGCCAGAACAACCTTCCCTTCTTTTTCCTTCTCTTTCAGAAGATCCACTATCTTCCTCACAGGTTTAACCGTATCTTTGAGCGAATCGAAAAGTTCGCTTTCATAAAACTCCATGAAGAGTTCTTTCCATTTCTCTGCACACTGTGACGTTCTCTTTCCAAGGCATTTCATGTATCTCTCCAGATTGGTTGATCCATCGGGATTCCTGGTTATTTCCTCCACACAGCCAAGAACCAGCTCTGGAGAGATCGAAACACCTCTATCTCTGAAAAAAGAAGTGAGTTTCTTAAAATATTTCTCTGCGAACCCGTTGTCTTCGGCCAGTGTGCCGTCGTAATCGAAAAGGAAAATTCTCACACTCATCCCTCCTTTTTAACTATCCTAACACTGGTTCGATGATAGAATCTTTAACGGGAGGTGACCGGTTCTGGAAAGAGAAACCATCGGAATAAAACTTCTGAGAGGAGATCCCAGAAAAGCCATAGTGAAACTCTCAATCCCCATGATGCTTGCCATGTTAGTTCAGACGATTTACAACCTGGCCGATGGTATTTGGGTTGCGGGACTGGGGCCTTATGCGCTGGCAGCGATAGGATTGTTCTTCCCTGTTTTCATGGTGATCATCTCCCTCGCCGCAGGTATAGGGGTTGGAGCGAGTTCGGTGGTGTCCCAAAAGATCGGAGAAAGAGACAAGGAAGGAGCAGATACCGCGGCTTCTGTTTCCATCCTGCTTTCAATCGTCATTGGTTTTTTGAGCATTGCTGTTATCCTTCCCTTTATTTCTGACATCCTCAGTTTCGCGGGAGCTCAGGGGGAAACTCTCAGACTGGCCCTCGAGTATTCGGTGATCCTCGTGTATTTCATTCCCCTTATCATGTTCAACAACGTAGCAAACGGTGTTTTCAGAGGTGAGGGAGACGCGAAAAGAGCGATGGTGGCCATAACTATAGGTTCCCTTCTGAACATAGGTCTGGATCCCGTGTTCATCTACGTCTTCGGTATGGGGGTCAGAGGAGCAGCGTACGCCACCGTAGTATCAATCGCTGTTTCTTCCCTTCTGATTGCGTACTGGATGTTTTTCAAGAAGGACACGTACGTATCCTTCCGTTTGAAATGGGATGGAGAAATTCTGAAGAGAATATTGAAGATCGGTATTCCGGCTTCCCTGGCGCAGGCCTCGATGTCGGTGGCGATCTACGTGCTCAACGTCTTTGCGGTGAGGGCAGGAGGAGACTACGGAGTTGCGGTTTTCACGAGTGCGTGGCGTGTTATAAATTTTGGGACTGTCCCGCTCATCGGAATGGCCATGGCCGTGACATCCGTTACAGGTGCCGCTTTTGGTGAGAGAAACGGAGAAAAACTCGAAACGGCACATCTCTACGCCGTGAAACTCGGATTTTTCGTAGGGCTGGCAGTGATGTTCACAATCTTGATTTTTGCCCCATACATCGCTAGGCTGTTCACTTATTCTCAGGAAGGTGAAAAATTATACAGCGATCTGGTGAAAGCCCTCAGAATCCTGAGTCTTTTTCTTCCAGGTGTTCCATTTGGAATGTTCACCTCCTCCATGTTTCAGGGAGTGGGTCAGGGACTCAAAAGTCTGATTGTCACCATCATGAGAACTGTGATTATGCAGGTTGTCTTTTCGTGGCTGTTCGTCTTCGTTCTGAGAATAGGACTTGTGGGAGTCTGGTGGGGCATAGTCCTTGGAAACGCCACATCGGCTTTCATCACTTTCAACTGGGGAAGGTTCACAGTGAAACACCTCAAAAGAAATTTTCAGAAAAACATCGTATAGGAGGGGTTTGAATGCTCAAGTTGGAGGCCAATTATTCTACGATCGAGAAGATCGTTCTGAAAAGCACCGAAGGATTTTCTCAATTCTCACTTTCGAAGGAGGATGAAAACCTTAAAGTGAAACTGAAGCACGGTTCCTTCCCTTTTTCCCTGTCGGTGAAAGTCAAAGTAGTATCGACGCAGAAAACACCCGATGATCCCATCATCCTGAAAGTAGGTGTGCCCTCTTTCCTAATGGAAATGCTGAAAAGCAGAATAGAGCGAGAAGGACTGGAAGTTCACGGGAACGAGATTCACATCTACCCCAAAAAGATAGCAAGATTTCTCGAGGATCTGATCGTATCGAGATTGGAATTCGAAGACGACAGAGTGATACTTCACCTCGAGGAGGTCTGATCCTTGGCGACCTTCTGCAGAGGCTGACAGTTTCTGAGGATGAAGTATCTGGAAGCCTCTATTTGCTGTATGGCCTTTACATAGCCATCTAAAAACTCCACGTACCTTTGAGGAGTACCATTTTTTCTGTCGACAGCCAAACTCTTATCCAGTCTACCGTCCCATGAGACAATGAACACTCGGTTGTCGTCTATGAAAGATCCGTCCGGAACGTGATATCTCAAAGCAGCAAAACCATGTTTCGCGTTCAGAAGATCCTGCCCCATGAAGAAACCTTCTCTGTAATTTATTCCCATCACGTTCAGGATCGTGGGAAGAAAGTCTATCTGTCCTCCAGGGATGTTGACCACCCTACGAATGTTCTCTCCAGGGATGTGGATAGCAAAGGGAATATTGAGGGCGATTTCGAAAGAAAATTCTCTATCCAGGATCTCGGGTATCTTCGTTTTGACTTCCCTGTTGAATGGATACAGGCCCGCGTGGTCACCGTAGAGAACGATCACAGAGTTTTCGTAGAGGCCAGCTCGTTTCAATTCATCAAGAAAAACACCGAACGCTTCATCGGCGTAATGTATAGCCTGCAGATAGTGTCCAACGATGGTATCTGATATGTCTTCAGGAAGTTCGAGTTTTCTGTGCTCTTCAGGAATAACAAAGGGAGTGTGACTGGATATAGTTATCAAAAAAGCGTAGAAGGGTTGTGGATAGTTTCGCAGTTTCTGAACAGCCTGCTTGAAGAAAGAAACATCTGCCAGTCCCATCCCGAAAACCTCATCCTGTTGGAAATCTTCAAGACTCACGAATTCATCGAAACCGATATGTTTGTAAACCTCTTCTCTGTTCCAAAACCAGCCAACGTTTCCATGAAACGCTATTGTGTGATAGCCGTTTTGTTTCATAATTCTGGGCAAAGCAGGAAGGTTTATCACGGGGTACTCTTCATAGACCACACTGTCTCCCAGTGTGTGAAGAGAGGTGTTCACAACAAACTCGGCGTCGGCTGTGTTCCCGCTCCCCACCTGCTGGTAGCAGTTCGAGAAATAGACGGTTCCGGAGTCTCTCAAAAATGAATTTATGTTCGGCGTGATCTCTTGCCCGTTCACTTCAAGACCGATCACGAAATTCTGCAGCGATTCCATCTGAACGACTATCACGTTTTTTCCTTTTCCTATTCCAAAGAGGATTTTTTGAGAGGGTTCAGCTGTTTCACTTCTAACGGAAGAAACCGCCAAATCGTTGTTTTCTTCTTTCTTGTTCACAAAGAGATTGATGATGTCCTGAACGTGATAATCAAAAACACCGTATCTGTTGAAGACAAACTTCGACTGCAGATTCTGAGAGGTGTGGACGGCACCGAGAAAGGTGAAAGACAGAACCAGGACAAAAAGCGATGACAGAGAAAACGT
This window encodes:
- a CDS encoding HD-GYP domain-containing protein gives rise to the protein MTEKMEKLINLLEISLVVLLSSFSFLEILKGNLLSLAYPCLVFAVFLSLFRRRWYRNLKNEMNEKSEEMSAMNQELTALNQQLTAVNQELEASYESLQILSTQLARIMETMGEMDLEVDPVPTLERIFYDVKKLVEPLSGLELKNSQRSIAVGEFTENLLYKEAGKTSAKIFVSRELERDEEMFLNSVLNFSLFLLNAHDSYLEVMKNRDTLSRMISSLEEVLGVSRRTELIEKILHYLKDMFPGIVLSSVSLLEDGKIKTFFLKNGQIEVVNLKRGIVVKAFETKKDLFVNDVRDFPEFYDVTNGRTRSAAAIFFEYENTPLVLEIEKDSEITEYELSSLKMMARILAIFFSRLSLYRKLRKTFFQTIEAFSYAVELKDPYTSGHSLRVADYSQEIARRMGLPDQVVERIRIAAVLHDIGKIGVKGAILNKTSKLTKEEYEEVKKHPELGEKLISKIEDFSDIAKIVRHHHEWYSGQGYPDGLRGEEIPLESRIIAIADAFDAMTSDRPYRKAMDRKTALEILRRNEGSQWDPEILKIALDYFSGL
- a CDS encoding HAD family hydrolase is translated as MRIFLFDYDGTLAEDNGFAEKYFKKLTSFFRDRGVSISPELVLGCVEEITRNPDGSTNLERYMKCLGKRTSQCAEKWKELFMEFYESELFDSLKDTVKPVRKIVDLLKEKEKEGKVVLATNPVFPRIAILKRLNWIGLSEDDFHLITDMESFHFCKPDPRYYLEICEKMRVSPEDCVMYGDDELNDGVCEKLGMKFIRVR
- a CDS encoding MATE family efflux transporter, which produces MKLSIPMMLAMLVQTIYNLADGIWVAGLGPYALAAIGLFFPVFMVIISLAAGIGVGASSVVSQKIGERDKEGADTAASVSILLSIVIGFLSIAVILPFISDILSFAGAQGETLRLALEYSVILVYFIPLIMFNNVANGVFRGEGDAKRAMVAITIGSLLNIGLDPVFIYVFGMGVRGAAYATVVSIAVSSLLIAYWMFFKKDTYVSFRLKWDGEILKRILKIGIPASLAQASMSVAIYVLNVFAVRAGGDYGVAVFTSAWRVINFGTVPLIGMAMAVTSVTGAAFGERNGEKLETAHLYAVKLGFFVGLAVMFTILIFAPYIARLFTYSQEGEKLYSDLVKALRILSLFLPGVPFGMFTSSMFQGVGQGLKSLIVTIMRTVIMQVVFSWLFVFVLRIGLVGVWWGIVLGNATSAFITFNWGRFTVKHLKRNFQKNIV
- a CDS encoding LTA synthase family protein, which encodes MSDYLLIVFLAAKIVLFYVPTLSSFSVSVVFSTAGWLMLLLLVFKGGHKLLYTVLSLLLFVDFLYFQNFGNLPSIKEVVLLPQVGDLGGEIKYFIDLYSLLFVADLPFVWFFFKENTKRTFSLSSLFVLVLSFTFLGAVHTSQNLQSKFVFNRYGVFDYHVQDIINLFVNKKEENNDLAVSSVRSETAEPSQKILFGIGKGKNVIVVQMESLQNFVIGLEVNGQEITPNINSFLRDSGTVYFSNCYQQVGSGNTADAEFVVNTSLHTLGDSVVYEEYPVINLPALPRIMKQNGYHTIAFHGNVGWFWNREEVYKHIGFDEFVSLEDFQQDEVFGMGLADVSFFKQAVQKLRNYPQPFYAFLITISSHTPFVIPEEHRKLELPEDISDTIVGHYLQAIHYADEAFGVFLDELKRAGLYENSVIVLYGDHAGLYPFNREVKTKIPEILDREFSFEIALNIPFAIHIPGENIRRVVNIPGGQIDFLPTILNVMGINYREGFFMGQDLLNAKHGFAALRYHVPDGSFIDDNRVFIVSWDGRLDKSLAVDRKNGTPQRYVEFLDGYVKAIQQIEASRYFILRNCQPLQKVAKDQTSSR